In a genomic window of Bubalus bubalis isolate 160015118507 breed Murrah chromosome 17, NDDB_SH_1, whole genome shotgun sequence:
- the LOC102390035 gene encoding vesicle transport protein SFT2A-like, whose product MEKLLGVLSVQDNKEQGLTMQLLDALSLSFNTRLKWFAMCVVSGIFSILGTQLLWLPGGIKLFEVFYTFGYTAALASTCFLMGPMKQLKKMFETMRLLPTIIILLCLVLTPCTAFWWHKKGLAILFCILQFLLTTWYSLPYIPYARVVVIECCSSLLS is encoded by the coding sequence ATGGAGAAGCTGCTGGGGGTCCTGAGTGTCCAGGACAACAAGGAGCAGGGCCTGACCATGCAGCTCCTTGATGCCTTATCCCTTAGTTTCAACACCaggctgaagtggtttgcaatgTGCGTTGTCAGCGGCATCTTCTCCATCCTTGGAACTCAATTGCTGTGGCTCCCTGGAGGCATAAAGCTTTTTGAAGTGTTTTATACCTTTGGATATACTGCTGCCTTAGCCAGTACATGCTTTTTAATGGGACCCATGAAACAACTGAAGAAAATGTTTGAAACAATGAGATTGCTTCCAACAATTATTATACTTTTGTGTTTGGTGCTCACACCGTGCACTGCTTTTTGGTGGCATAAGAAGGGGCTGGCTATATTATTCTGCATATTGCAGTTCCTGTTGACGACCTGGTATAGTCTGCCATACATCCCATATGCAAGGGTTGTAGTAATTGAGTGCTGTTCTTCTCTCCTGAGCTGA